In a genomic window of Roseiflexus castenholzii DSM 13941:
- a CDS encoding amidohydrolase/deacetylase family metallohydrolase: MDDLLIRGGHVIDPANDLDAPADVAIRDGRIAAVAPALDPAQALHVIDASGQIVTPGLVDLHTHFYWGATYWGIEADPVAARSGVTTWVDAGSAGAYSFPGFREFICAASRVRTFAFLNLSAIGLIAPTWEFANLDYCDVDLAIRTVEENRDIIVGIKARIDHNTTRGVGIRPLHLARALADRVALPLMVHIGNGPPPIDEIVALLRPGDILTHCFTGGTHRLLLKDGRLSPIARELQQRGVLLDIGHGTGSFSYRTAEAALQEGVLPDIISSDIHQLSVQGPMFDLPTTLSKFLDLGLTLPDVIDRATRRPALAIGKPELGTLHPGSPGDVALFRVEEGDYTFFDVEMNARRGNRRLTCTATIVGGTLLPRLPERPPAIWAILPDHQRRILVRE; this comes from the coding sequence ATGGACGACCTTCTCATTCGTGGCGGGCACGTCATCGACCCGGCAAACGATCTGGACGCCCCTGCCGATGTTGCGATCCGCGACGGACGCATTGCAGCCGTGGCGCCAGCGCTCGACCCGGCTCAGGCGCTCCACGTGATCGACGCCTCAGGGCAGATCGTCACCCCGGGGCTGGTCGATTTGCACACCCACTTCTACTGGGGCGCCACGTACTGGGGCATCGAAGCAGACCCGGTTGCCGCACGTAGCGGCGTGACAACCTGGGTGGACGCGGGTAGCGCCGGGGCGTATAGTTTTCCGGGGTTTCGCGAGTTTATCTGCGCTGCCAGTCGGGTGCGGACGTTTGCTTTTCTCAACCTCTCGGCAATCGGGCTGATCGCGCCGACCTGGGAGTTCGCTAATCTCGACTACTGCGACGTCGATCTGGCGATCAGGACGGTAGAGGAGAACCGTGACATTATTGTAGGGATCAAGGCGCGCATCGATCACAACACGACGCGCGGCGTCGGCATTCGCCCGCTGCACCTGGCGCGCGCCCTCGCCGACCGGGTGGCGCTGCCGCTCATGGTGCACATCGGCAATGGCCCGCCTCCAATCGACGAGATTGTTGCATTGCTGCGCCCCGGCGATATTCTGACGCACTGTTTCACTGGCGGAACGCATCGGTTGCTCTTGAAGGACGGGCGCCTTTCCCCGATTGCGCGCGAGTTGCAGCAGCGCGGCGTGCTGCTTGACATCGGGCATGGAACAGGATCGTTCAGTTATCGCACTGCCGAAGCGGCGCTCCAGGAAGGGGTGCTGCCGGATATTATCAGCAGCGATATTCACCAACTCAGCGTCCAGGGTCCAATGTTCGATCTGCCGACGACCCTCTCGAAGTTCCTTGACCTGGGTTTGACGCTGCCCGATGTTATCGACCGGGCAACGCGCCGTCCGGCGCTGGCGATTGGCAAGCCGGAACTCGGAACGCTCCACCCCGGCAGTCCTGGCGATGTCGCGCTCTTTCGCGTCGAAGAGGGCGATTACACCTTTTTCGATGTCGAAATGAACGCCCGCCGCGGCAATCGGCGACTGACCTGCACTGCCACCATTGTGGGTGGAACGCTGCTGCCGCGCCTGCCGGAACGTCCCCCGGCAATCTGGGCGATCCTGCCCGATCATCAGCGGCGGATTCTTGTCCGGGAATAG
- a CDS encoding beta-glucosidase → MTDTGVALTNDVEARIEALLRQMTLAEKVALMAGSSMWTTTPIERLGIPAIKVTDGPNGARGAGGFVGGAVTAACFPVGIALAATWNSRLVEEVGEALAEEAQSKGARLLLAPTVNIHRSPLNGRNFECYSEDPYLSARMAVAYITGLQRRGVGATIKHYVCNDSEFERNTISSEVDERTLREIYLPPFRAAVQEAKTWAVMAAYNRVNGVYASEHPVLLNDILKREWGFDGIVMSDWFGTKSVVEAAANGLDLEMPGPTRWRGERLVAAVENGQVRMEAIDESACRILRTIARAGAFETPEIPPEQAIDRPEHRALIRRAAAESMVLLKNDGGILPLNLANLSSIAIIGPNAKTAQIMGGGSAQVNAHYAISPYDGIAARVGGQVILEYEIGCTNHRHLPRFDSRLVTPESGEGRGFTVAYYNTHDLSGEPVHQAATESSEQVWLGEVAPGVDPRQFSARFTARFTPAERGTHTFSLISAGLSRLFVDDVLIIDNWTTQTRGDAFFGAGSAEATAPMTLEAGRTYALRLEYSNQGATMLAAVRLGYLPPVAEDAIERAAALAAQSDVALVFVGLNADWESEGYDRPHMDLVGRQDELVERVAAANPRTIVVLQTGSPVTMPWLDRVAAVLQAWYPGQECGNAIADVLFGDVNPSGRLPQTFPVRLEDNPAYINYPGENGRVRYGEGIFVGYRYYEKKKVAPLFPFGFGLSYTTFRYDNLRLSADVIAPDDRLTAQIDITNTGMVAGQEVVQLYVRDSAARVARPAKELKGFVKVALQPGETQTVTFSLDREALAYWDDVQHAWVAEAGEFEVLVGSSSQDIRARAVFHLNDTVAFGGPTKSPVQLSVDSPVKALIEHDGARAVLERHMPGFVEQAGVGVMMGLTLAQMAAFAADRITPELLGAIAADLARIQA, encoded by the coding sequence ATGACTGACACGGGAGTCGCTCTCACCAACGACGTGGAGGCGCGCATCGAAGCGCTGCTGCGACAGATGACGCTGGCGGAGAAGGTCGCGCTGATGGCAGGATCGAGCATGTGGACGACCACTCCCATCGAGCGGTTGGGGATTCCTGCGATCAAAGTCACGGACGGACCGAACGGCGCGCGGGGTGCAGGTGGATTCGTCGGTGGCGCCGTTACGGCAGCGTGCTTCCCTGTAGGAATTGCGCTGGCCGCGACATGGAACAGCAGGCTGGTGGAAGAGGTTGGCGAGGCGCTCGCCGAAGAAGCGCAATCCAAAGGCGCTCGCCTCCTGCTGGCGCCGACCGTTAACATCCATCGTTCGCCGCTCAATGGGCGCAACTTCGAGTGCTATTCCGAAGACCCGTATCTCTCGGCGCGCATGGCGGTCGCCTATATCACCGGGTTGCAGCGGCGCGGCGTTGGCGCGACGATCAAACACTACGTCTGCAACGACTCGGAGTTCGAGCGGAACACGATCAGTTCTGAGGTCGATGAACGCACATTGCGCGAGATCTATCTGCCTCCCTTTCGCGCTGCCGTGCAGGAGGCGAAAACCTGGGCGGTCATGGCGGCGTACAATCGTGTCAATGGGGTGTATGCCAGCGAGCATCCGGTATTGCTCAACGATATCCTGAAGCGCGAATGGGGATTCGATGGCATTGTGATGTCCGACTGGTTCGGCACGAAGAGCGTCGTCGAGGCTGCCGCCAACGGGCTGGACCTTGAAATGCCGGGACCAACGCGCTGGCGCGGTGAGCGATTAGTCGCCGCCGTCGAGAATGGTCAGGTGCGTATGGAAGCCATCGATGAGTCGGCTTGTCGAATATTGCGCACGATTGCGCGCGCGGGGGCGTTCGAGACACCGGAGATTCCCCCTGAGCAGGCGATTGATCGCCCTGAGCACCGGGCGCTGATCCGCCGTGCTGCCGCCGAGAGCATGGTGCTGCTCAAGAACGATGGCGGCATCCTGCCGCTCAATCTGGCGAACCTGTCGTCGATTGCGATCATCGGACCCAACGCGAAGACGGCACAGATCATGGGTGGCGGGAGCGCACAGGTCAACGCGCACTACGCCATTTCGCCCTACGACGGCATTGCGGCGCGAGTCGGCGGGCAGGTGATCCTGGAGTACGAGATCGGTTGCACGAACCATCGACACCTTCCGCGCTTCGATAGCCGATTGGTGACGCCGGAGAGCGGCGAGGGGCGCGGCTTTACCGTCGCTTACTACAACACCCACGACCTGTCCGGTGAGCCGGTTCATCAGGCGGCGACCGAGAGCAGCGAGCAGGTCTGGCTAGGGGAGGTGGCGCCGGGCGTCGATCCACGCCAGTTTTCGGCGCGTTTCACCGCGCGGTTTACGCCCGCCGAACGTGGAACGCATACCTTTAGCCTGATCAGCGCCGGGCTGAGTCGCCTCTTTGTCGACGACGTACTGATCATCGACAACTGGACGACCCAGACACGCGGGGATGCGTTCTTTGGCGCAGGAAGCGCCGAAGCGACGGCGCCGATGACGCTGGAAGCCGGTCGAACCTACGCGCTTCGCCTGGAATATAGTAATCAGGGCGCGACCATGCTTGCCGCTGTGCGGCTCGGCTATCTGCCGCCGGTTGCAGAAGACGCCATCGAGCGCGCCGCAGCCCTGGCGGCGCAATCCGACGTTGCGCTGGTGTTTGTCGGGCTGAATGCCGATTGGGAGAGCGAAGGGTATGATCGCCCGCATATGGACCTGGTCGGCAGGCAGGACGAACTGGTCGAGCGCGTGGCAGCCGCCAATCCGCGCACGATTGTCGTGCTGCAAACCGGTTCGCCGGTGACGATGCCGTGGCTGGATCGGGTGGCGGCGGTCCTTCAGGCGTGGTATCCCGGTCAGGAATGCGGTAACGCGATTGCCGACGTGTTGTTTGGCGATGTTAACCCCTCGGGCAGACTGCCGCAGACTTTTCCGGTTCGATTGGAAGACAATCCGGCATACATCAACTATCCCGGTGAGAACGGGCGGGTGCGCTACGGTGAAGGTATCTTCGTCGGCTACCGCTACTACGAGAAGAAAAAGGTTGCGCCGCTGTTTCCCTTTGGCTTCGGTCTTTCGTATACCACGTTCCGCTACGATAACCTGCGCCTGAGCGCCGATGTCATTGCTCCCGATGATCGGCTCACGGCGCAGATCGACATCACCAACACCGGGATGGTCGCCGGTCAGGAAGTGGTGCAACTGTACGTGCGCGACAGCGCCGCGCGCGTCGCCCGACCGGCAAAGGAGTTGAAAGGGTTTGTCAAAGTCGCGCTGCAACCGGGCGAGACACAAACGGTGACCTTCTCGCTTGATCGGGAGGCGCTGGCGTACTGGGACGACGTCCAGCATGCCTGGGTCGCCGAGGCAGGTGAGTTCGAGGTTCTTGTGGGAAGTTCATCGCAGGACATCCGGGCGCGCGCGGTGTTTCATCTGAATGATACTGTCGCCTTCGGCGGACCGACAAAGTCGCCGGTGCAACTGAGTGTCGACTCGCCGGTCAAGGCGTTGATCGAACACGACGGTGCGCGTGCAGTGCTGGAACGCCACATGCCCGGTTTTGTCGAACAGGCTGGCGTCGGTGTCATGATGGGGCTGACGCTGGCGCAGATGGCAGCATTCGCAGCGGATCGGATCACGCCGGAACTGTTGGGCGCGATTGCCGCAGACCTGGCGCGGATTCAGGCATGA
- a CDS encoding GDP-mannose 4,6-dehydratase — protein sequence MRVFITGITGPVGSALADYLVALPGVEVHAFKRWRSDTRPIAHLAGRITLHEGDIEDPYSVMRAVERAAPDRVYHLAAQSYPSESWDAPIVTMRTNVEGTINVLEAVRRHAPRARVHLAGTSAEYGWVQPEDTPIPETHPTRPLSPYGVSKVAAGLSGLQYAANYGMHVVVTRSFNHVGPHQGDRCAIQTFCRQMALIEYDRQEPVIYVGNLEARRDFTHTRDVARALWLLLDHGAPGEIYNLCSGVATRIGDIVAMVQQHGRVPTEVRVDPARLRPSDEPLLVGDNTKLRQTTGWQPQITVPMIVEELMAYWRERLASGG from the coding sequence GTGCGCGTGTTCATTACCGGCATCACCGGTCCGGTCGGCAGCGCCCTTGCAGACTATCTGGTGGCGCTTCCCGGCGTCGAGGTGCATGCCTTCAAGCGCTGGCGCAGCGATACGCGCCCGATTGCGCATCTCGCAGGGCGGATCACACTGCACGAAGGGGACATCGAAGACCCCTATTCGGTGATGCGCGCTGTGGAGCGGGCGGCGCCCGATCGTGTCTACCACCTGGCAGCGCAGAGTTACCCCAGCGAGTCGTGGGATGCGCCGATTGTCACGATGCGCACCAATGTCGAGGGAACGATCAATGTGCTGGAGGCGGTGCGGCGTCATGCGCCACGTGCGCGCGTCCACCTTGCGGGCACAAGCGCCGAGTATGGCTGGGTGCAGCCGGAGGACACGCCGATCCCCGAGACGCACCCCACGCGCCCGCTCAGCCCGTATGGCGTGAGCAAGGTCGCTGCCGGGTTGAGCGGACTCCAGTACGCCGCGAACTACGGCATGCACGTGGTGGTCACCCGCTCGTTCAACCACGTGGGACCGCACCAGGGGGACCGGTGCGCAATTCAGACATTCTGCCGCCAGATGGCGCTGATCGAATATGATCGTCAGGAGCCGGTCATCTACGTTGGCAATCTGGAAGCGCGGCGCGATTTCACCCACACCCGCGATGTGGCGCGCGCCCTCTGGCTGCTCCTCGACCACGGCGCTCCCGGCGAAATCTACAACCTCTGCTCCGGCGTGGCGACTCGTATCGGCGATATTGTCGCCATGGTGCAGCAGCACGGGCGCGTTCCAACGGAGGTGCGCGTCGATCCGGCGCGCCTCCGTCCGTCGGACGAACCGCTGCTCGTGGGTGATAATACGAAATTGCGCCAGACGACCGGGTGGCAGCCGCAGATCACGGTGCCGATGATCGTCGAGGAATTGATGGCGTACTGGCGGGAGCGACTGGCGTCGGGCGGGTGA
- a CDS encoding YceI family protein, with the protein MNRNRLFLGAAAALIVLIAGFWIFDSVLGDTQPASGPMTAIPINAQPTSAPEPTTAPADPAPATPTETAPVATASPAPVAPTEAPTAPPAGVAPNQVIRYQIVADESKVSFRIAEDLRGQRIEAIGTTNQVAGEFAINPSDLTTAQIGVIQVNARTFATDSGNRDRAIRNFILNTDQYEFITFTPTAIEGLSGSGALNEPFTFTIRGDLTIRDITRPVAFEATVRAESAERLVGVATTTVKRSDYNLQIPSVPFVANVSDDVVLTIEFVALAAAQ; encoded by the coding sequence ATGAATCGAAATCGTCTGTTTTTGGGCGCTGCTGCGGCGCTCATTGTCCTTATCGCCGGGTTCTGGATCTTTGATAGCGTGTTGGGCGACACCCAGCCTGCGAGTGGTCCGATGACAGCAATCCCGATTAATGCGCAACCCACGAGTGCGCCTGAGCCAACGACTGCGCCTGCCGATCCAGCGCCGGCAACCCCCACAGAGACCGCTCCTGTGGCAACTGCATCACCTGCGCCTGTTGCGCCGACGGAAGCGCCAACCGCGCCACCCGCCGGTGTCGCGCCGAATCAGGTCATTCGATACCAGATTGTCGCCGATGAATCGAAGGTCAGTTTTCGCATTGCCGAAGACCTGCGCGGGCAGCGAATCGAAGCGATTGGCACGACGAACCAGGTTGCCGGTGAATTCGCCATCAATCCGAGCGACCTGACGACGGCGCAGATCGGCGTGATCCAGGTGAATGCCCGCACGTTTGCGACTGACAGCGGTAACCGTGATCGCGCGATTCGCAACTTTATTCTGAATACCGATCAGTACGAATTCATCACCTTTACGCCGACGGCTATCGAGGGATTGAGCGGCAGCGGCGCGCTCAATGAGCCGTTCACCTTCACTATCCGGGGCGATCTGACCATCCGCGACATTACGCGACCGGTGGCGTTCGAGGCGACTGTGCGCGCCGAGTCTGCCGAACGGCTCGTCGGTGTCGCAACCACAACTGTGAAGCGGAGCGATTACAACCTCCAGATTCCGAGTGTGCCGTTCGTCGCAAACGTCAGCGATGACGTTGTGCTGACCATCGAGTTCGTGGCGCTGGCGGCAGCGCAGTAA